One Primulina huaijiensis isolate GDHJ02 chromosome 8, ASM1229523v2, whole genome shotgun sequence genomic region harbors:
- the LOC140982871 gene encoding probable alkaline/neutral invertase B yields the protein MSPTSNVSQNGTSKHQDSNSSIFEIGDSDLSRLLNRPRPLTIERKRSFDERSFSEMSISSPPRQFYRNSENSSRLFDSFSGIGSPRSFSCVETHPIVSEAWVALQRSIVHFRGQPVGTIAALDHSTEELNYDQVFVRDFVPSALAFLMNGEPEIVKNFLLKTLRLQSWEKKVDNFTLGAGVMPASFKVLHDPVRDHETLIADFGECAIGRVAPVDSGFWWIILLRAYTKSTGDASLAELPECQRGIRLILTLCLSEGFDTFPTLLCADGCSMIDRRMGIYGYPIEIQALFFMALRCALLLLKNDEEGKDCTDRIVKRLHALSYHMRSYFWLDIKQLNDIYRYKTEEYSHTAVNKFNVMPDSLPDWVFDFVPSRGGYFIGNVSPARMDFRWFCLGNCIAILSSLATPEQASAIMDLIESRWEELVGEMPLKICYPAMESHEWRIITGCDPKNTSWSYHNGGSWPVLLWLLTAACIKSGRVQLAKRAIELAETRLLKDHWPEYYDGKLGRYMGKQARKNQTWSVAGYLVAKMMLEDPSNLGMISFEEDKQMKPHMKRSASWMC from the exons ATGTCTCCTACTTCTAATGTTTCTCAAAATGGAACTTCAAAACACCAAGACTCCAATTCATCCATCTTCGAGATCGGAGACTCCGATTTGTCTAGACTACTGAACAGGCCGAGGCCTTTGACTATCGAAAGGAAGAGATCCTTTGACGAAAGGTCCTTCAGCGAAATGTCGATTTCGTCCCCACCACGCCAGTTTTACCGAAACAGCGAGAACTCGTCTCGTCTTTTTGATAGTTTTTCAGGCATAGGCTCCCCTAGATCATTTAGTTGTGTAGAAACACACCCTATAGTTTCCGAGGCGTGGGTAGCGTTGCAGCGTTCCATAGTCCATTTCCGAGGGCAGCCCGTGGGGACCATTGCAGCGTTGGATCATTCTACCGAAGAACTCAACTATGATCAG GTGTTTGTCCGAGACTTTGTTCCTAGTGCACTAGCATTCTTGATGAATGGTGAACCCGAAATTGTCAAGAATTTTCTTCTTAAAACACTACGGCTCCAATCCTGGGAGAAAAAGGTGGACAATTTCACTCTAGGGGCAGGGGTTATGCCAGCAAGTTTCAAAGTACTGCACGATCCTGTTAGGGATCATGAAACGCTGATAGCCGATTTTGGTGAATGTGCTATTGGTCGAGTGGCTCCTGTCGACTCTGGTTTCTGGTGGATTATTCTTCTTCGAGCCTATACAAAGTCTACAGGCGATGCCTCTTTGGCTGAATTGCCCGAATGCCAGAGGGGAATCAGACTCATCCTGACTCTATGCCTTTCGGAAGGCTTTGATACATTCCCCACGCTTCTGTGTGCTGATGGTTGCTCCATGATTGATCGCCGAATG GGTATTTATGGGTATCCTATCGAGATACAAGCTCTATTCTTCATGGCCCTGAGGTGTGCTTTGCTTCTACTAAAAAACGATGAAGAGGGCAAGGATTGTACAGATAGAATAGTTAAACGTCTCCATGCATTAAGCTATCACATGAGGAGTTACTTCTGGCTTGATATCAAACAGCTCAACGATATATACCGGTACAAAACCGAAGAATATTCACACACAGCAGTAAACAAGTTCAATGTTATGCCCGATTCACTCCCTGATTGGGTTTTCGATTTCGTTCCAAGCCGTGGCGGTTACTTCATTGGAAACGTTAGTCCCGCAAGAATGGACTTTCGTTGGTTTTGCTTGGGAAACTGCATTGCGATTTTGTCCTCTTTGGCAACACCAGAGCAAGCTTCGGCTATAATGGATCTGATTGAATCGCGATGGGAGGAGTTGGTTGGAGAAATGCCGTTGAAGATTTGTTATCCAGCTATGGAGAGTCATGAATGGAGGATAATAACAGGCTGTGATCCAAAAAACACTAGCTGGAGTTACCATAATGGTGGTTCTTGGCCAG TCCTCTTATGGCTTCTCACGGCAGCATGCATCAAATCAGGACGAGTTCAACTAGCAAAACGAGCAATCGAACTAGCCGAGACACGTCTGTTGAAGGATCATTGGCCCGAATATTATGATGGTAAGCTGGGCCGTTACATGGGGAAGCAGGCTCGAAAGAATCAAACATGGTCGGTCGCAGGATACTTGGTGGCTAAGATGATGCTGGAGGATCCCTCAAACTTGGGTATGATATCATTTGAGGAAGACAAACAGATGAAGCCACACATGAAAAGATCTGCTTCTTGGATGTGTTGA
- the LOC140983223 gene encoding uncharacterized protein isoform X1, whose protein sequence is MEDLVNRSSVLRERVKGSTKKPINAATKWLKRQPPKAKVSLAVGAAVSTIFFLRLVVEDHDNLFIAAEVVHAIGISLLIYKLTQEKTCAGLSLKSQELTAMFLAARLYCSLVMEYDIHTLLDLATLATTSWVIYVIRYKLNSSYMDDKDTFALYYVVIPCALLSVAIHPSTQHHVINRIFWAFCVYLEAVSVLPQLHLMQNTKIVEPFTANYVFALGVSRFLSCAHWVLQVLDTGGRLLTVLGYGLWPSMVLVSEIVQTFILADFCYYYVKSLVGGHLMLRLPSGVV, encoded by the exons ATGGAGGATCTTGTAAACCGAAGCTCTGTTCTGAGGGAGAGGGTAAAGGGCAGTACGAAGAAACCAATCAACGCCGCCACGAAGTGGCTAAAGAGGCAGCCGCCGAAAGCCAAGGTGTCATTGGCGGTGGGCGCCGCCGTCTCCACCATCTTCTTTCTCCGGCTCGTCGTGGAAGATCACGACAATCTCTTCATCGCCGCCGAGGTCGTTCACGCCATTGGCATTTCTCTCCTTATCTACAAGCTTACCCAAGAGAAAACATGCGCCG GTCTGTCACTCAAGTCCCAAGAGCTGACGGCTATGTTTTTAGCTGCTAGACTCTACTGCAGTCTAGTAATGGAATATGATATCCACACGCTGCTCGATCTTGCAACATTAGCAACTACCTCGTGGGTCATTTATGTGATTCGTTATAAATTGAATTCAAGTTACATGGATGACAAAGACACGTTTGCCCTTTATTACGTC GTGATACCATGTGCTTTACTATCTGTTGCTATTCACCCATCGACTCAACATCATGTTATCAATCGCATTTTCTGGGCTTTTTGCGTGTACTTGGAGGCTGTTTCGGTCCTTCCTCAGCTTCATCTTATGCAAAACACAAAG ATTGTTGAACCGTTCACTGCAAATTATGTATTTGCCCTCGGAGTTTCCAGGTTCTTGAGCTGTGCACATTGGGTTCTTCAG GTATTGGATACAGGAGGACGATTGCTGACAGTGTTAGGCTATGGACTATGGCCTTCCATGGTTCTGGTATCAGAGATTGTCCAAACTTTTATACTGGCTGATTTCTGCTACTACTATGTTAAGAG TCTTGTTGGTGGACATCTTATGCTACGGCTCCCTTCCGGGGTGGTGTGA
- the LOC140983223 gene encoding uncharacterized protein isoform X2, which translates to MEDLVNRSSVLRERVKGSTKKPINAATKWLKRQPPKAKVSLAVGAAVSTIFFLRLVVEDHDNLFIAAEVVHAIGISLLIYKLTQEKTCAGLSLKSQELTAMFLAARLYCSLVMEYDIHTLLDLATLATTSWVIYVIRYKLNSSYMDDKDTFALYYVVIPCALLSVAIHPSTQHHVINRIFWAFCVYLEAVSVLPQLHLMQNTKVLELCTLGSSGIGYRRTIADSVRLWTMAFHGSGIRDCPNFYTG; encoded by the exons ATGGAGGATCTTGTAAACCGAAGCTCTGTTCTGAGGGAGAGGGTAAAGGGCAGTACGAAGAAACCAATCAACGCCGCCACGAAGTGGCTAAAGAGGCAGCCGCCGAAAGCCAAGGTGTCATTGGCGGTGGGCGCCGCCGTCTCCACCATCTTCTTTCTCCGGCTCGTCGTGGAAGATCACGACAATCTCTTCATCGCCGCCGAGGTCGTTCACGCCATTGGCATTTCTCTCCTTATCTACAAGCTTACCCAAGAGAAAACATGCGCCG GTCTGTCACTCAAGTCCCAAGAGCTGACGGCTATGTTTTTAGCTGCTAGACTCTACTGCAGTCTAGTAATGGAATATGATATCCACACGCTGCTCGATCTTGCAACATTAGCAACTACCTCGTGGGTCATTTATGTGATTCGTTATAAATTGAATTCAAGTTACATGGATGACAAAGACACGTTTGCCCTTTATTACGTC GTGATACCATGTGCTTTACTATCTGTTGCTATTCACCCATCGACTCAACATCATGTTATCAATCGCATTTTCTGGGCTTTTTGCGTGTACTTGGAGGCTGTTTCGGTCCTTCCTCAGCTTCATCTTATGCAAAACACAAAG GTTCTTGAGCTGTGCACATTGGGTTCTTCAG GTATTGGATACAGGAGGACGATTGCTGACAGTGTTAGGCTATGGACTATGGCCTTCCATGGTTCTGGTATCAGAGATTGTCCAAACTTTTATACTGGCTGA
- the LOC140982602 gene encoding uncharacterized protein isoform X3 gives MGSVGFCGESEPQPSTSNSKKFKLPRKLLDECCAVNHAAIPRKLRSAIKKRGLDSMPNSKKQNRLYDGVETIRKSGAKKSRLNMKQGHITKDEKEVAETLYLLANMFYDAIKTDERGFDVHPSETNSSIVLETGSTTTAAQAFLIPICYAIYIPQSTDAGKIAARATLEALCQTSNLEDSTSKIAPLKTFDDPLLSKLHISKQYPILLASEDRTNLVTSASKTKISALTTVPSDRGITMEQVAAPGIQNCPREDKNNVCEVDLLLWHSSLSSTVTQGTETLESCPRSSINKLPAWFETTNHVIQHPTPEESFTKNKHHLVKAEPMRLRRRCSAHIYICHLIKVMQVSDRKEGLPGTLFEPGPHINIEYQRNGIDHTSGPLSFSVSSIQDTILLHKSLFQDQQQASKMHASCSPLKQGSDFLSLAGHSDEVLKQFHSSYMQSQNNLAMLLPQPQNCYSTFHERSPAVATKQLPPFHSSQVAALSALFAAQSPPAGLPTSYSQERENGESDSSFFVNCAQARPLFPHLHSSPGLNYQQFPQQQFNSIHPPLSLSNVKGHGLRLPSGFDRNRATCYPGNMSQLQIFCNQQRL, from the exons ATGGGTTCTGTTGGATTTTGTGGTGAATCTGAACCTCAGCCTAGTACTAGTAATAGCAAGAAATTCAAGTTACCCAGAAAG CTTCTGGATGAATGTTGTGCAGTTAATCATGCTGCAATTCCTAGGAAGCTACGGTCTG CCATCAAGAAACGAGGCCTTGACTCTATGCCAAATTCGAAGAAACAAAATCGGTTGTATGATGGAGTTGAAACAATCCGGAAAAGCGGGGCCAAGAAATCCAGACTGAATATG AAACAAGGACATATCACTAAGGATGAGAAAGAAGTGGCTGAGACCTTGTATCTTTTAGCCAACATGTTCTATGATGCTATCAAGACTGATGAGAGAGGATTTGATGTTCACCCTTCGGAAACAAATTCTTCAATTGTACTAGAAACGGGGAGCACCACGACCGCAGCCCAAG CTTTCTTGATTCCTATTTGTTATGCCATCTACATCCCACAAAGCACAGATGCTGGCAAAATTGCCGCAAGAGCAACCCTTGAAGCTCTCTGTCAAACTTCAAATTTGGAAGACTCAACATCAAAAATTGCTCCGTTAAAAACTTTTGACGATCCTCTGCTTTCCAAGCTCCACATTAGCAAGCAATATCCCATCCTCTTGGCTTCTGAAGATCGAACCAATTTAGTCACTAGTGCCAG CAAAACAAAAATATCTGCTCTAACTACTGTGCCAAGTGATCGGGGAATCACCATGGAACAG GTTGCTGCTCCAGGGATCCAAAATTGCCCCAGGGAGGACAAAAATAAT GTTTGCGAGGTAGATTTACTTCTTTGGCATTCAAGCTTGTCTTCAACAGTAACTCAGGGCACCGAGACTCTGGAATCCTGCCCACG ATCCTCCATTAACAAACTTCCTGCCTGGTTTGAGACTACAAATCATGTCATCCAGCATCCTACACCTGAAGAAAGTTTTACCAAGAATAAG CACCATTTAGTTAAGGCTGAACCAATGAGGTTGCGGAGGAGATGTTCTGCCCATATTTACATCTGTCATTTGATCAAAGTCATGCAAGTATCAGACAGAAAGGAAGGATTACCGGGGACACTCTTTGAGCCAGGACCGCATATAAATATTGAGTATCAAAGAAATGGGATTGATCACACAAGTGGTCCTTTGTCTTTCAGCGTCAGTTCAATCCAAGATACCATTCTTTTGCATAAGAGTCTCTTTCAAGATCAGCAGCAGGCCTCAAAAATGCATGCCTCGTGTTCTCCACTTAAGCAG GGTTCAGATTTCTTATCTTTGGCTGGACACAGTGATGAGGTGCTGAAACAATTTCACTCGTCATACATGCAGTCACAAAATAACTTGGCTATGCTTTTACCACAGCCCCAGAATTGTTATTCAACATTCCATGAACGATCTCCGGCTGTGGCCACAAAGCAG CTCCCCCCATTTCATAGCAGCCAAGTTGCGGCTCTATCGGCTCTATTTGCAGCTCAATCTCCTCCTGCTGGACTTCCCACCTCATATTCACAGGAAAGGGAAAATGGAGAAAGTGACTCGTCTTTCTTTGTTAACTGTGCTCAGGCTCGGCCGCTTTTCCCGCACTTGCATTCTTCACCTGGCTTAAATTATCAACAGTTTCCACAACAGCAGTTTAACTCAATCCATCCACCACTGTCACTCTCAAATGTGAAGGGACACGGCTTACGCCTCCCTTCAGGATTTGATAGAAACAGAGCAACATGCTATCCTGGTAATATGTCACAATTGCAAATATTCTGCAACCAGCAGCGTCTTTGA
- the LOC140982602 gene encoding uncharacterized protein isoform X1 translates to MGSVGFCGESEPQPSTSNSKKFKLPRKLLDECCAVNHAAIPRKLRSAIKKRGLDSMPNSKKQNRLYDGVETIRKSGAKKSRLNMKQGHITKDEKEVAETLYLLANMFYDAIKTDERGFDVHPSETNSSIVLETGSTTTAAQAFLIPICYAIYIPQSTDAGKIAARATLEALCQTSNLEDSTSKIAPLKTFDDPLLSKLHISKQYPILLASEDRTNLVTSASKTKISALTTVPSDRGITMEQVAAPGIQNCPREDKNNDLLLWHSSLSSTVTQGTETLESCPRSSINKLPAWFETTNHVIQHPTPEESFTKNKHHLVKAEPMRLRRRCSAHIYICHLIKVMQVSDRKEGLPGTLFEPGPHINIEYQRNGIDHTSGPLSFSVSSIQDTILLHKSLFQDQQQASKMHASCSPLKQVSSLVTLSDRLFVCHVSWTINFLQGSDFLSLAGHSDEVLKQFHSSYMQSQNNLAMLLPQPQNCYSTFHERSPAVATKQLPPFHSSQVAALSALFAAQSPPAGLPTSYSQERENGESDSSFFVNCAQARPLFPHLHSSPGLNYQQFPQQQFNSIHPPLSLSNVKGHGLRLPSGFDRNRATCYPGNMSQLQIFCNQQRL, encoded by the exons ATGGGTTCTGTTGGATTTTGTGGTGAATCTGAACCTCAGCCTAGTACTAGTAATAGCAAGAAATTCAAGTTACCCAGAAAG CTTCTGGATGAATGTTGTGCAGTTAATCATGCTGCAATTCCTAGGAAGCTACGGTCTG CCATCAAGAAACGAGGCCTTGACTCTATGCCAAATTCGAAGAAACAAAATCGGTTGTATGATGGAGTTGAAACAATCCGGAAAAGCGGGGCCAAGAAATCCAGACTGAATATG AAACAAGGACATATCACTAAGGATGAGAAAGAAGTGGCTGAGACCTTGTATCTTTTAGCCAACATGTTCTATGATGCTATCAAGACTGATGAGAGAGGATTTGATGTTCACCCTTCGGAAACAAATTCTTCAATTGTACTAGAAACGGGGAGCACCACGACCGCAGCCCAAG CTTTCTTGATTCCTATTTGTTATGCCATCTACATCCCACAAAGCACAGATGCTGGCAAAATTGCCGCAAGAGCAACCCTTGAAGCTCTCTGTCAAACTTCAAATTTGGAAGACTCAACATCAAAAATTGCTCCGTTAAAAACTTTTGACGATCCTCTGCTTTCCAAGCTCCACATTAGCAAGCAATATCCCATCCTCTTGGCTTCTGAAGATCGAACCAATTTAGTCACTAGTGCCAG CAAAACAAAAATATCTGCTCTAACTACTGTGCCAAGTGATCGGGGAATCACCATGGAACAG GTTGCTGCTCCAGGGATCCAAAATTGCCCCAGGGAGGACAAAAATAATG ATTTACTTCTTTGGCATTCAAGCTTGTCTTCAACAGTAACTCAGGGCACCGAGACTCTGGAATCCTGCCCACG ATCCTCCATTAACAAACTTCCTGCCTGGTTTGAGACTACAAATCATGTCATCCAGCATCCTACACCTGAAGAAAGTTTTACCAAGAATAAG CACCATTTAGTTAAGGCTGAACCAATGAGGTTGCGGAGGAGATGTTCTGCCCATATTTACATCTGTCATTTGATCAAAGTCATGCAAGTATCAGACAGAAAGGAAGGATTACCGGGGACACTCTTTGAGCCAGGACCGCATATAAATATTGAGTATCAAAGAAATGGGATTGATCACACAAGTGGTCCTTTGTCTTTCAGCGTCAGTTCAATCCAAGATACCATTCTTTTGCATAAGAGTCTCTTTCAAGATCAGCAGCAGGCCTCAAAAATGCATGCCTCGTGTTCTCCACTTAAGCAGGTGAGTTCATTGGTGACACTGTCTGATAGACTGTTTGTTTGTCATGTATCTTGGACAATAAATTTTTTGCAGGGTTCAGATTTCTTATCTTTGGCTGGACACAGTGATGAGGTGCTGAAACAATTTCACTCGTCATACATGCAGTCACAAAATAACTTGGCTATGCTTTTACCACAGCCCCAGAATTGTTATTCAACATTCCATGAACGATCTCCGGCTGTGGCCACAAAGCAG CTCCCCCCATTTCATAGCAGCCAAGTTGCGGCTCTATCGGCTCTATTTGCAGCTCAATCTCCTCCTGCTGGACTTCCCACCTCATATTCACAGGAAAGGGAAAATGGAGAAAGTGACTCGTCTTTCTTTGTTAACTGTGCTCAGGCTCGGCCGCTTTTCCCGCACTTGCATTCTTCACCTGGCTTAAATTATCAACAGTTTCCACAACAGCAGTTTAACTCAATCCATCCACCACTGTCACTCTCAAATGTGAAGGGACACGGCTTACGCCTCCCTTCAGGATTTGATAGAAACAGAGCAACATGCTATCCTGGTAATATGTCACAATTGCAAATATTCTGCAACCAGCAGCGTCTTTGA
- the LOC140982602 gene encoding uncharacterized protein isoform X2, with the protein MGSVGFCGESEPQPSTSNSKKFKLPRKLLDECCAVNHAAIPRKLRSAIKKRGLDSMPNSKKQNRLYDGVETIRKSGAKKSRLNMKQGHITKDEKEVAETLYLLANMFYDAIKTDERGFDVHPSETNSSIVLETGSTTTAAQDAGKIAARATLEALCQTSNLEDSTSKIAPLKTFDDPLLSKLHISKQYPILLASEDRTNLVTSASKTKISALTTVPSDRGITMEQVAAPGIQNCPREDKNNVCEVDLLLWHSSLSSTVTQGTETLESCPRSSINKLPAWFETTNHVIQHPTPEESFTKNKHHLVKAEPMRLRRRCSAHIYICHLIKVMQVSDRKEGLPGTLFEPGPHINIEYQRNGIDHTSGPLSFSVSSIQDTILLHKSLFQDQQQASKMHASCSPLKQVSSLVTLSDRLFVCHVSWTINFLQGSDFLSLAGHSDEVLKQFHSSYMQSQNNLAMLLPQPQNCYSTFHERSPAVATKQLPPFHSSQVAALSALFAAQSPPAGLPTSYSQERENGESDSSFFVNCAQARPLFPHLHSSPGLNYQQFPQQQFNSIHPPLSLSNVKGHGLRLPSGFDRNRATCYPGNMSQLQIFCNQQRL; encoded by the exons ATGGGTTCTGTTGGATTTTGTGGTGAATCTGAACCTCAGCCTAGTACTAGTAATAGCAAGAAATTCAAGTTACCCAGAAAG CTTCTGGATGAATGTTGTGCAGTTAATCATGCTGCAATTCCTAGGAAGCTACGGTCTG CCATCAAGAAACGAGGCCTTGACTCTATGCCAAATTCGAAGAAACAAAATCGGTTGTATGATGGAGTTGAAACAATCCGGAAAAGCGGGGCCAAGAAATCCAGACTGAATATG AAACAAGGACATATCACTAAGGATGAGAAAGAAGTGGCTGAGACCTTGTATCTTTTAGCCAACATGTTCTATGATGCTATCAAGACTGATGAGAGAGGATTTGATGTTCACCCTTCGGAAACAAATTCTTCAATTGTACTAGAAACGGGGAGCACCACGACCGCAGCCCAAG ATGCTGGCAAAATTGCCGCAAGAGCAACCCTTGAAGCTCTCTGTCAAACTTCAAATTTGGAAGACTCAACATCAAAAATTGCTCCGTTAAAAACTTTTGACGATCCTCTGCTTTCCAAGCTCCACATTAGCAAGCAATATCCCATCCTCTTGGCTTCTGAAGATCGAACCAATTTAGTCACTAGTGCCAG CAAAACAAAAATATCTGCTCTAACTACTGTGCCAAGTGATCGGGGAATCACCATGGAACAG GTTGCTGCTCCAGGGATCCAAAATTGCCCCAGGGAGGACAAAAATAAT GTTTGCGAGGTAGATTTACTTCTTTGGCATTCAAGCTTGTCTTCAACAGTAACTCAGGGCACCGAGACTCTGGAATCCTGCCCACG ATCCTCCATTAACAAACTTCCTGCCTGGTTTGAGACTACAAATCATGTCATCCAGCATCCTACACCTGAAGAAAGTTTTACCAAGAATAAG CACCATTTAGTTAAGGCTGAACCAATGAGGTTGCGGAGGAGATGTTCTGCCCATATTTACATCTGTCATTTGATCAAAGTCATGCAAGTATCAGACAGAAAGGAAGGATTACCGGGGACACTCTTTGAGCCAGGACCGCATATAAATATTGAGTATCAAAGAAATGGGATTGATCACACAAGTGGTCCTTTGTCTTTCAGCGTCAGTTCAATCCAAGATACCATTCTTTTGCATAAGAGTCTCTTTCAAGATCAGCAGCAGGCCTCAAAAATGCATGCCTCGTGTTCTCCACTTAAGCAGGTGAGTTCATTGGTGACACTGTCTGATAGACTGTTTGTTTGTCATGTATCTTGGACAATAAATTTTTTGCAGGGTTCAGATTTCTTATCTTTGGCTGGACACAGTGATGAGGTGCTGAAACAATTTCACTCGTCATACATGCAGTCACAAAATAACTTGGCTATGCTTTTACCACAGCCCCAGAATTGTTATTCAACATTCCATGAACGATCTCCGGCTGTGGCCACAAAGCAG CTCCCCCCATTTCATAGCAGCCAAGTTGCGGCTCTATCGGCTCTATTTGCAGCTCAATCTCCTCCTGCTGGACTTCCCACCTCATATTCACAGGAAAGGGAAAATGGAGAAAGTGACTCGTCTTTCTTTGTTAACTGTGCTCAGGCTCGGCCGCTTTTCCCGCACTTGCATTCTTCACCTGGCTTAAATTATCAACAGTTTCCACAACAGCAGTTTAACTCAATCCATCCACCACTGTCACTCTCAAATGTGAAGGGACACGGCTTACGCCTCCCTTCAGGATTTGATAGAAACAGAGCAACATGCTATCCTGGTAATATGTCACAATTGCAAATATTCTGCAACCAGCAGCGTCTTTGA